From Homo sapiens chromosome 6, GRCh38.p14 Primary Assembly, the proteins below share one genomic window:
- the AGPAT1 gene encoding 1-acyl-sn-glycerol-3-phosphate acyltransferase alpha isoform 1 precursor (isoform 1 precursor is encoded by transcript variant 2) encodes MDLWPGAWMLLLLLFLLLLFLLPTLWFCSPSAKYFFKMAFYNGWILFLAVLAIPVCAVRGRNVENMKILRLMLLHIKYLYGIRVEVRGAHHFPPSQPYVVVSNHQSSLDLLGMMEVLPGRCVPIAKRELLWAGSAGLACWLAGVIFIDRKRTGDAISVMSEVAQTLLTQDVRVWVFPEGTRNHNGSMLPFKRGAFHLAVQAQVPIVPIVMSSYQDFYCKKERRFTSGQCQVRVLPPVPTEGLTPDDVPALADRVRHSMLTVFREISTDGRGGGDYLKKPGGGG; translated from the exons ATGGATTTGTGGCCAGGGGCatggatgctgctgctgctgctcttcctgctgctgctcttCCTGCTGCCCACCCTGTGGTTCTGCAGCCCCAGTGCCAAGTACTTCTTCAAGATGGCCTTCTACAATGGCTGGATCCTCTTCCTGGCTGTGCTCGCCATCCCTGTGTGTGCCGTGCGAGGACGCAACGTCGAGAACATGAA GATCTTGCGTCTAATGCTGCTCCACATCAAATACCTGTACGGGATCCGAGTGGAGGTGCGAGGGGCTCACCACTTCCCTCCCTCGCAGCCCTATGTTGTTGTCTCCAACCACCAGAGCTCTCTCGATCTGCTTG GGATGATGGAGGTACTGCCAGGCCGCTGTGTGCCCATTGCCAAGCGCGAGCTACTGTGGGCTGGCTCTGCCGGGCTGGCCTGCTGGCTGGCAGGAGTCATCTTCATCGACCGGAAGCGCACGGGGGATGCCATCAGTGTCATGTCTGAGGTCGCCCAGACCCTGCTCACCCAGGAC GTGAGGGTCTGGGTGTTTCCTGAGGGAACGAGAAACCACAATGGCTCCATGCTGCCCTTCAAACGTGGCGCCTTCCATCTTGCAGTGCAGGCCCAG GTTCCCATTGTCCCCATAGTCATGTCCTCCTACCAAGACTTCTACTGCAAGAAGGAGCGTCGCTTCACCTCGG GACAATGTCAGGTGCGGGTGCTGCCCCCAGTGCCCACGGAAGGGCTGACACCAGATGACGTCCCAGCTCTGGCTGACAGAGTCCGGCACTCCATGCTCACTGTTTTCCGGGAAATCTCCACTGATGGCCGGGGTGGTGGTGACTATCTGAAGAAGCCTGGGGGCGGTGGGTGA
- the AGPAT1 gene encoding 1-acyl-sn-glycerol-3-phosphate acyltransferase alpha isoform 2 (isoform 2 is encoded by transcript variant 3), translating into MVARMDLWPGAWMLLLLLFLLLLFLLPTLWFCSPSAKYFFKMAFYNGWILFLAVLAIPVCAVRGRNVENMKILRLMLLHIKYLYGIRVEVRGAHHFPPSQPYVVVSNHQSSLDLLGMMEVLPGRCVPIAKRELLWAGSAGLACWLAGVIFIDRKRTGDAISVMSEVAQTLLTQDVRVWVFPEGTRNHNGSMLPFKRGAFHLAVQAQVPIVPIVMSSYQDFYCKKERRFTSGQCQVRVLPPVPTEGLTPDDVPALADRVRHSMLTVFREISTDGRGGGDYLKKPGGGG; encoded by the exons ATG GTGGCCAGAATGGATTTGTGGCCAGGGGCatggatgctgctgctgctgctcttcctgctgctgctcttCCTGCTGCCCACCCTGTGGTTCTGCAGCCCCAGTGCCAAGTACTTCTTCAAGATGGCCTTCTACAATGGCTGGATCCTCTTCCTGGCTGTGCTCGCCATCCCTGTGTGTGCCGTGCGAGGACGCAACGTCGAGAACATGAA GATCTTGCGTCTAATGCTGCTCCACATCAAATACCTGTACGGGATCCGAGTGGAGGTGCGAGGGGCTCACCACTTCCCTCCCTCGCAGCCCTATGTTGTTGTCTCCAACCACCAGAGCTCTCTCGATCTGCTTG GGATGATGGAGGTACTGCCAGGCCGCTGTGTGCCCATTGCCAAGCGCGAGCTACTGTGGGCTGGCTCTGCCGGGCTGGCCTGCTGGCTGGCAGGAGTCATCTTCATCGACCGGAAGCGCACGGGGGATGCCATCAGTGTCATGTCTGAGGTCGCCCAGACCCTGCTCACCCAGGAC GTGAGGGTCTGGGTGTTTCCTGAGGGAACGAGAAACCACAATGGCTCCATGCTGCCCTTCAAACGTGGCGCCTTCCATCTTGCAGTGCAGGCCCAG GTTCCCATTGTCCCCATAGTCATGTCCTCCTACCAAGACTTCTACTGCAAGAAGGAGCGTCGCTTCACCTCGG GACAATGTCAGGTGCGGGTGCTGCCCCCAGTGCCCACGGAAGGGCTGACACCAGATGACGTCCCAGCTCTGGCTGACAGAGTCCGGCACTCCATGCTCACTGTTTTCCGGGAAATCTCCACTGATGGCCGGGGTGGTGGTGACTATCTGAAGAAGCCTGGGGGCGGTGGGTGA
- the RNF5 gene encoding E3 ubiquitin-protein ligase RNF5 produces the protein MAAAEEEDGGPEGPNRERGGAGATFECNICLETAREAVVSVCGHLYCWPCLHQWLETRPERQECPVCKAGISREKVVPLYGRGSQKPQDPRLKTPPRPQGQRPAPESRGGFQPFGDTGGFHFSFGVGAFPFGFFTTVFNAHEPFRRGTGVDLGQGHPASSWQDSLFLFLAIFFFFWLLSI, from the exons ATGGCAGCAGCGGAGGAGGAGGACGGGGGCCCCGAAGGGCCAAATCGCgagcggggcggggcgggcgcgACCTTCGAATGTAATATATGTTTGGAGACTGCTCGGGAAGCTGTGGTCAGTGTGTGTGGCCACCTGTACTG TTGGCCATGTCTTCATCAG TGGCTGGAGACACGGCCAGAACGGCAAGAGTGTCCAGTATGTAAAGCTGGGATCAGCAGAGAGAAGGTTGTCCCGCTTTATGGGCGAGGGAGCCAGAAGCCCCAGGATCCCAG ATTAAAAACTCCACCCCGCCCCCAGGGCCAGAGACCAGCTCCGGAGAGCAGAGGG GGATTCCAGCCATTTGGTGATACCGGGGGCTTCCACTTCTCATTTGGTGTTGGtgcttttccctttggctttttCACCACCGTCTTCAATGCCCATGAGCCTTTCCGCCGGGGTACAG GTGTGGATCTGGGACAGGGTCACCCAGCCTCCAGCTGGCAGGATTCCCTCTTCCTGTTTCTCgccatcttcttctttttttggctgCTCAGTATTTGA